The region CCAAGCCAATCATCGCGAAAGCGCAGGCTTTTCCACGGGGTCTCGCCCGGCGGCCGGGCACGCGATCGCACCGGGCGCGTTAGGCCTGTGATGATGATGACCCTGATCGTGGTGGCGGTGGTCTCCGGCGCGCTCCTCCTGGGGGCGGCCTGGGGGCTCTATGCGCCGCTCGGCAAACGGACCGAAGGCTTTCTGGTCGCGCTCGCCGGGGGCGCGCTGCTCCTGTCGGTCACCAGCGAACTGATCGAACCTTCGATCGAGCGGGGATCGCTGACCGTCGCCGCGCTGGCGGTGCTGGCGGGTGCGGGCGTCTTCACGCTGGCCGACTGGCTGGTGAAGACGAAATGGGGAGGCGGTTCGGGCGGCGGGCTGCTGGCCGCGATCACGCTCGACGGAATCCCCGAAAACCTCGCACTCGGCGTCGCGCTGATCGGTGCGGGGCCGATGGAGGTCGCGGCGCTGGCTGGCTCCATCCTCCTGTCCAACCTGCCCGAAGCGGCGGGCGGAGCGAAGGAAATGCGCGGCGACGGGCGCTCCAGAGGCAAGATCTTCGCGCTGTGGGCGGGCACCGCTGTGCTGCTTTCCGTCGCTGCGATCGCCGGCAACCTGCTGCTCGAAGGGGCGAGCGAATCGCAGCTGGGCGCGATCCGCTGCTTCGCCGCCGGGGCGGTGATCGCGAGCCTCGCCATCGAGGTCTTTCCGCAGGCCTTCAAGGAGGACGACTACTGGGCCGGCATCGCCACCGCGATCGGCGCGGTCCTCGCCTTCCTGCTCGGTTCACTCGGCGGGGGTTGAGCCACGCTCAAGCGAACCGGCGGGACTGCAGTAATGATGTCGCGCGGGTCGTGTCGTCATGGTCGGCTCTGGCGCCGCCTGGTGCATGTTGGGCGCGTATGCAAAAAGGCCCGCCTGCAGTGAAGCGGGCGGGCCATTGCCATCCTCGGAAAGGAATTAGACCGTCACGGCGGCGCCGATTGCGACGGCGCTGATCGTTACGGCCACGAGGAAGGCGAAAAGATGGGTGGTCACGTTGCGCACCGCTTGTTCTCCTTCGATGATGGCCGGGGGTGGGCT is a window of Alteriqipengyuania lutimaris DNA encoding:
- a CDS encoding ZIP family metal transporter; the protein is MMTLIVVAVVSGALLLGAAWGLYAPLGKRTEGFLVALAGGALLLSVTSELIEPSIERGSLTVAALAVLAGAGVFTLADWLVKTKWGGGSGGGLLAAITLDGIPENLALGVALIGAGPMEVAALAGSILLSNLPEAAGGAKEMRGDGRSRGKIFALWAGTAVLLSVAAIAGNLLLEGASESQLGAIRCFAAGAVIASLAIEVFPQAFKEDDYWAGIATAIGAVLAFLLGSLGGG